A window of Nicotiana tabacum cultivar K326 chromosome 24, ASM71507v2, whole genome shotgun sequence contains these coding sequences:
- the LOC142177991 gene encoding uncharacterized protein LOC142177991, giving the protein MEEIAHGIAKPWLIGGDFNSVLYSQDRIYGNPVTAAETRDYANCVQTLGLNELTWEGEYYTWSNNQSRTDRIWSRIDRMFGNYDWMMKLGHICTEYGLPYISYHSPICLKLTIKQWTGKVPFKFFNVWADHEDFLSIVKKRDGGRDSTTEKCNISC; this is encoded by the coding sequence ATGGAGGAGATTGCACATGGGATTGCCAAACCATGGCTTATTGGAGGAGATTTCAATTCAGTTTTATACTCACAGGATAGAATTTATGGAAATCCAGTTACTGCAGCAGAGACTAGAGACTATGCAAATTGTGTACAAACACTAGGTCTCAATGAATTGACTTGGGAAGGAGAATATTATACATGGTCTAATAATCAATCGAGAACTGACAGGATATGGAGTAGAATTGATAGAATGTTTGGGAACTATGATTGGATGATGAAATTGGGACACATTTGTACTGAGTATGGACTGCCTTATATCTCATATCACTCCCCTATATGCCTGAAATTAACAATCAAACAGTGGACTGGGAAAGTACCTTTTAAGTTCTTCAATGTATGGGCAGATCATGAAGATTTCTTATCCATTGTAAAAAAAAGGGATGGGGGCAGAGACTCAACAACAGAAAAATGCAATATATCTTGTTGA